The region TGAATAAATGAGCAGGAATAAATATTTGCAAGATCAATTATATTGACAGCACCCGCTTTTTGATGCGATAATGTTGAAAAGGGATCATATGGATCGCGGATTACTACCTTCATCCAATTTGGGCATTTAAAAATACCCTTGCCATCAGAATAGGCCTGCGATAATAGTTCTGTCATACCATATTCGGAATGAATCCCCTTTAAACCAAAAGCGTTACATAGCTGATGGTGTAACTCTTCCCTTATCATCTCTTTTCTTCTACCCTTCATGCCCCCAGTTTCCATTACAAGAGAGTTTTTCAACTTAAAGGTATGCTTTTCTGTAAAGTCAACAAGGGCAAATGAAACACCTATCAATAAGCACTTCTGCCCATTAGAATCTAAGCGATTAAGGATTTCAGCAAGATTATCAAACTCATTTAAAAAAAAACCGCTCTCAGGGTGTTTAGATTGTTTGATTAACCGATCAACCATAAAAACCAATGATGATCCTTGGCGTTCAATATATGATGGAAGCAATGCTAGTATACAATAATCAGCGGGATTGCCATAGAAATGGCTAAACGCTAAGGTAAAACTCTTTATATATAACTCAATATCAGCAACAAAATGCCTGCTTGTTTGACTTCCAGTTGTTCCGCTACTTTCAAATACTGCGCTTGCTTCAACACCTATTGGTTTTATCTCTCTTGATTTAAAAAACTGAATAGGAAGAAATGGAATCTTTTCAGAATGGTTTATTTCTTCTGGATTTATCCGAAGTCGTTCGATATACTCCTTATAAATAGGAATATTTTGAGCCTGGTATCGAAAAACCTCAAGGGCTATCCTTTCAAACTCCTCTTTGCTGCTAATCTGAAATATCTCTTCTTTTAAATTAACCATCCTGCAAAGATATATCAAGAGTTTAATTAATTGCTAACGAACAAAACAAGAATCTTAAGCACTTGTAATCTGCTATTTATAAATATTCTTTTATCATGTTTGAGTTTCAGAGTATCACCCGAAAGGGTTATATCTTTTTATTTTTATTTGACTTAATTTTATTCAAAATATAGA is a window of Bacteroidales bacterium DNA encoding:
- a CDS encoding acyl transferase; its protein translation is MVNLKEEIFQISSKEEFERIALEVFRYQAQNIPIYKEYIERLRINPEEINHSEKIPFLPIQFFKSREIKPIGVEASAVFESSGTTGSQTSRHFVADIELYIKSFTLAFSHFYGNPADYCILALLPSYIERQGSSLVFMVDRLIKQSKHPESGFFLNEFDNLAEILNRLDSNGQKCLLIGVSFALVDFTEKHTFKLKNSLVMETGGMKGRRKEMIREELHHQLCNAFGLKGIHSEYGMTELLSQAYSDGKGIFKCPNWMKVVIRDPYDPFSTLSHQKAGAVNIIDLANIYSCSFIQTEDLGKTHDDGSFEILGRMNEAQLRGCNLLVY